The following are from one region of the Hydrogenispora ethanolica genome:
- a CDS encoding anaerobic nitric oxide reductase flavorubredoxin, protein MKKQVKSNVYWVGKTDWELKTFHGMEYSTHRGSTYNSYLLLEDKVALIDTVWSPYAKEFVTNLAAEIDLNRIDLIIANHAEPDHSGALPELLRRIPDVPIYCTANGVKSLKGHYHQDWNFHPVKTGDTVRLGQKELIFVEAPMLHWPDSMFCYLTGENILFSNDAFGQHYATELLFNDRVDQAELWAESIKYYANILTPFNPLVTKKIKEFVGLQLPLDMICTSHGVVWRDNPLQIVQKYQEWAADYQENQITIIYDTMWDGTRIVAECIARGIERADPAVTIKIHNSAKFDKNDIITDVFRSKAILVGSPTINRGIMHSVAGLLEEIRGLGFKKKKAAAFGCQGWSGEAVAMINDGLTKAGFELMDEGLKVFWNPDAAAREQAVAYGGGLVGKLKNLE, encoded by the coding sequence CGCGGTTCCACCTATAACTCCTATTTGCTGTTGGAAGACAAAGTCGCATTGATCGATACGGTCTGGAGCCCTTACGCCAAGGAATTTGTCACCAATCTGGCTGCGGAGATTGATTTAAACCGGATCGATCTGATCATCGCCAACCATGCCGAACCCGATCATAGCGGCGCGCTGCCGGAACTGCTGCGCAGAATTCCGGATGTTCCCATTTATTGTACGGCGAACGGGGTAAAGTCCTTGAAAGGCCATTACCATCAGGACTGGAATTTTCATCCCGTCAAAACCGGCGATACGGTCCGTCTCGGCCAAAAGGAATTGATCTTCGTCGAAGCGCCGATGCTCCACTGGCCGGACAGCATGTTCTGTTATTTGACCGGAGAGAACATCCTCTTTAGCAACGATGCCTTTGGACAGCATTACGCGACCGAATTATTATTTAACGACCGGGTGGATCAAGCGGAACTATGGGCGGAAAGCATCAAGTATTACGCCAATATCCTGACGCCGTTCAACCCGCTGGTAACCAAGAAAATTAAAGAATTTGTCGGCCTGCAATTGCCGTTGGACATGATCTGTACCAGCCACGGCGTGGTTTGGCGGGATAACCCGCTGCAAATCGTCCAGAAGTACCAGGAATGGGCGGCGGACTATCAGGAAAACCAAATCACCATCATTTACGACACCATGTGGGATGGCACCCGGATTGTGGCGGAATGCATTGCCCGAGGAATTGAAAGGGCCGATCCCGCGGTGACGATCAAAATCCATAACTCGGCCAAATTCGATAAAAACGACATCATCACCGATGTCTTTCGCTCGAAAGCGATTCTCGTCGGTTCGCCGACGATTAACCGGGGCATTATGCATTCGGTGGCCGGATTGTTGGAAGAAATCCGCGGTTTGGGGTTTAAAAAGAAAAAAGCCGCCGCTTTCGGCTGTCAAGGCTGGAGCGGCGAAGCGGTCGCCATGATCAATGACGGGCTAACCAAAGCGGGTTTTGAATTAATGGATGAGGGATTGAAAGTATTCTGGAATCCCGACGCGGCGGCCCGGGAGCAAGCGGTGGCATACGGCGGCGGATTGGTTGGAAAGCTTAAAAATTTGGAATAA
- the ric gene encoding iron-sulfur cluster repair di-iron protein → MTRFNLNQKIGDIVAQEPRAMDIFKKYRIDFCCGGNRPLAEAIHEQQLDPDEILNRLEAIGSDQKSESRDFREMSNSELVDYIVRTHHHFLNQILPELSELTTKILRVHCRNHGDTLFKVHSLFHRLKTDLEQHLIKEEEILFPLMKGIEKNSEISSLVYRYIAETEEEHELAGKILKELRQITADYRPPADACATYRLTFQKLEELETDLFQHIHLENNILLKRPVA, encoded by the coding sequence ATGACGCGATTTAATCTAAATCAAAAAATCGGAGATATCGTTGCCCAAGAACCTCGGGCAATGGATATATTCAAAAAATACCGCATCGATTTCTGTTGTGGCGGAAACCGGCCGTTGGCTGAAGCCATTCATGAACAACAATTGGATCCCGACGAAATCTTGAACCGATTGGAGGCGATTGGGTCGGATCAGAAAAGCGAATCGCGCGATTTTAGGGAAATGAGCAATTCGGAGTTGGTTGATTATATCGTAAGGACCCATCATCATTTTCTCAATCAAATCCTCCCGGAACTAAGCGAACTCACAACGAAGATTCTTCGGGTCCACTGCCGCAACCACGGGGATACCCTGTTTAAAGTTCATTCATTGTTCCACCGTTTAAAAACCGATTTGGAGCAACATCTGATTAAAGAAGAAGAAATTCTTTTTCCCTTAATGAAAGGAATCGAAAAAAATTCTGAAATTTCAAGCTTGGTGTACCGTTATATTGCTGAAACCGAGGAAGAACACGAATTAGCCGGGAAGATATTGAAAGAACTTCGGCAAATTACCGCTGATTATCGGCCGCCAGCAGATGCATGCGCGACCTACCGCTTGACTTTTCAAAAATTGGAAGAGCTTGAAACGGATTTATTTCAACACATTCATTTGGAAAACAATATCTTACTAAAACGTCCGGTAGCATAA
- a CDS encoding DUF438 domain-containing protein, translating to MNVHELAKTLQEINEGTIPASKAKEILASVNPLDLSLAEQKLIEEGTKPDELRKLCDVHLELIQMEAEELKKKLTPGHPLHTLFGEHDIILGFLDKLEEVSKRVTEKAHITEDDPDVKLLRDVAKSLVEAEKHHAREEDALFPALENQGITGPTRIMRMEHDELRAKKKELYALVHETKPLTNPESKAQLLDLASFITRVLKEHIIKENSILYPSAFQELKRQEIWEMIKQKSDQIGYCSFTPKH from the coding sequence ATGAATGTTCATGAATTAGCAAAAACCTTACAAGAAATTAATGAAGGAACCATACCGGCTTCAAAGGCAAAAGAGATTTTGGCCAGTGTTAATCCTTTGGACTTATCCCTTGCCGAACAAAAGTTAATTGAAGAAGGGACCAAACCGGATGAACTTCGAAAATTATGTGATGTTCATCTAGAATTGATCCAAATGGAAGCCGAGGAATTAAAGAAAAAATTAACTCCTGGGCATCCACTTCATACACTTTTTGGAGAGCACGATATTATTTTAGGTTTTCTCGATAAATTAGAAGAAGTTTCAAAAAGAGTAACAGAAAAGGCGCATATCACGGAAGACGATCCTGATGTAAAACTTCTTCGCGATGTAGCAAAATCGTTGGTGGAAGCAGAAAAACATCATGCAAGAGAAGAAGATGCCTTGTTTCCAGCCTTAGAGAACCAAGGGATTACTGGACCAACTCGGATTATGCGGATGGAGCATGATGAATTACGAGCTAAAAAGAAAGAACTATACGCTTTAGTACACGAAACTAAACCATTGACGAATCCAGAATCCAAAGCCCAACTACTGGACTTGGCCTCTTTTATAACCCGGGTACTCAAAGAACACATTATTAAGGAAAACTCTATTTTGTATCCTTCAGCTTTTCAAGAATTAAAACGCCAGGAAATTTGGGAAATGATCAAACAAAAAAGTGACCAGATTGGGTATTGTTCATTTACTCCTAAGCACTAA
- the pflB gene encoding formate C-acetyltransferase translates to MSNKFNVGKWSHEINVRDFIQTNYTPYDGDESFLAEPTKTTEELWAKVKTIMDEERRRGGIMDIDPDTVSTITSHQPGYIDKELEAIVGLQTDVPLKRAIMPFGGIRMVQTSLKTYARTMNPKIENVFKYRKTHNDGVFDAYTDEMKKARHTGIITGLPDAYGRGRIIGDYRRVPLYGVDYLIAQKKAAKSNYVFDIMDSQVIQQREELSEQIRALEEVKQMAASYGFDISQPARDTQEAIQWLYFGYLAAIKEQNGAAMSLGRVSTFLDIYAERDLQEGRYTEAQIQELVDHFVIKLRMVRFLRTPSYDELFSGDPTWVTESLGGIGTDGRHMVTRMTYRFLHTLTNLGPAPEPNMTVLWSPRLPEHFKQYCAKMSVATSSIQYENDDLMREKFGDDYGIACCVSAMRIGKQMQFFGARANLAKALLYAINGGKDEIYNEQVGPALAPLTSEYLDYQEVSEHFDQMMEWLAKLYINTLNIIHYMHDKYCYERIQMALHDEEILRTSACGIAGLSVAVDSLSAIKYARVKAIRNEQGLVTDYEIEGDYPKFGNNDPAVDEIAVELVKNFMNKLSKHKTYRHSKPTLSILTITSNVVYGKKTGSTPDGRKKGEPFAPGANPMHKRDTKGCLASMASVAKLPYDSSEDGISYTFSIVPGALGKTDAERYTNLDNLMDGYFSAGGHHINVNVLNREVLLDAMDHPEKYPQLTIRVSGYAVNFIKLNREQQLDVINRTFHERF, encoded by the coding sequence ATGAGTAACAAGTTTAACGTAGGGAAATGGAGTCATGAGATTAATGTCCGGGATTTTATTCAAACCAATTATACCCCATATGATGGCGACGAGAGTTTTTTGGCGGAACCGACCAAAACTACCGAAGAATTATGGGCCAAAGTTAAAACCATAATGGACGAAGAGCGGCGTCGAGGCGGAATTATGGATATCGATCCCGATACCGTTTCGACGATCACGTCCCATCAGCCGGGATATATTGATAAAGAACTGGAAGCGATTGTCGGGCTTCAGACGGATGTGCCGCTGAAACGGGCGATCATGCCCTTTGGCGGAATACGGATGGTTCAAACCTCCTTGAAGACTTATGCCCGGACCATGAATCCGAAGATTGAAAATGTTTTTAAATACCGCAAGACGCATAATGACGGCGTCTTTGATGCATACACCGATGAAATGAAAAAAGCCCGTCATACTGGGATTATTACTGGTTTGCCCGACGCATACGGCCGGGGGCGAATCATCGGTGACTACCGCCGGGTACCCCTCTATGGTGTTGATTATCTGATTGCCCAGAAAAAAGCGGCCAAGTCCAATTATGTCTTTGACATTATGGACTCTCAGGTGATTCAGCAACGGGAGGAACTGAGCGAACAGATCCGGGCCTTGGAAGAGGTAAAGCAGATGGCGGCAAGTTACGGTTTCGATATCAGCCAGCCTGCTCGGGATACCCAAGAGGCCATTCAATGGCTTTACTTCGGATATTTGGCTGCAATTAAGGAACAGAACGGCGCCGCAATGAGTCTGGGCCGGGTCTCCACCTTTTTAGATATTTACGCTGAACGCGACCTTCAGGAAGGCCGGTACACCGAAGCCCAAATTCAGGAGCTGGTTGACCACTTTGTGATTAAACTACGGATGGTCCGCTTCCTACGGACACCTTCCTATGATGAACTCTTCTCCGGCGACCCCACTTGGGTAACGGAATCGTTGGGTGGAATTGGAACCGATGGCCGCCATATGGTAACCCGGATGACTTACCGGTTTTTACACACCCTGACCAACTTGGGACCGGCGCCGGAACCCAATATGACGGTCCTTTGGTCACCGCGCCTGCCGGAACATTTTAAACAGTATTGCGCGAAAATGTCGGTGGCGACCTCCTCAATTCAATACGAGAATGACGACTTAATGCGGGAGAAGTTCGGCGACGACTATGGCATCGCCTGTTGCGTATCGGCGATGCGGATTGGGAAACAGATGCAGTTCTTCGGGGCTCGGGCCAACCTAGCCAAAGCCTTGCTCTATGCCATCAATGGCGGCAAGGATGAAATTTACAACGAGCAAGTCGGACCGGCTTTAGCGCCGCTCACCAGCGAATATCTCGATTATCAAGAAGTATCGGAGCATTTTGACCAGATGATGGAGTGGTTAGCCAAACTTTATATCAATACTTTAAATATCATTCATTACATGCACGATAAGTACTGCTATGAACGGATTCAGATGGCCCTGCATGACGAGGAGATTCTACGCACCTCCGCCTGCGGGATCGCCGGATTATCGGTAGCAGTGGACTCCCTCTCCGCCATCAAATATGCCCGGGTCAAAGCAATCCGTAACGAGCAGGGTTTAGTCACCGATTATGAGATTGAAGGGGATTATCCGAAGTTCGGTAATAACGACCCGGCCGTTGACGAGATTGCGGTGGAATTGGTGAAAAATTTCATGAATAAATTAAGCAAGCATAAGACCTATCGGCATAGCAAACCGACCCTCTCTATCCTGACCATTACTTCCAATGTGGTTTATGGCAAAAAGACCGGTAGCACACCGGATGGGCGGAAAAAGGGCGAACCGTTTGCCCCAGGCGCCAATCCAATGCATAAACGGGATACCAAAGGATGTCTGGCATCGATGGCCTCGGTAGCCAAGCTTCCTTATGACTCCAGTGAGGACGGGATCTCCTATACGTTCTCGATTGTCCCGGGCGCTTTAGGCAAGACCGATGCCGAACGATACACCAATCTCGATAATTTAATGGACGGTTACTTCAGCGCCGGTGGGCATCATATTAATGTCAATGTCTTAAACCGAGAGGTATTGCTCGATGCGATGGATCATCCTGAGAAATATCCGCAATTGACGATCCGGGTTTCCGGTTATGCGGTAAACTTCATTAAGCTCAATCGGGAGCAACAACTGGATGTAATCAACCGGACGTTCCATGAGCGCTTTTAA
- the pflA gene encoding pyruvate formate-lyase-activating protein, protein MKGYVHSVETGGTVDGPGLRYVVFLQGCPLRCKFCHNPDTWQCKAGMGTSYTAEELVLDILKYKNFIKNGGVTLTGGEPLMQAEFAAEVLRRCTAQGLHTAIDTGGAIPLERARPAIDAAQLILLDIKHIDDAKCRALTGQGNENALRLLDYCQQTGKEVWIRHVVVPGLTDDLQDLERLAGWIAQYSVVKRVEILPFHKLGEYKWEQLGLNYELKNTPEPTVESIQRIRELFTKYNLNVQ, encoded by the coding sequence ATGAAAGGTTATGTACACTCCGTTGAAACCGGTGGTACCGTGGACGGCCCCGGACTGCGCTATGTGGTATTCTTACAAGGTTGCCCTTTGCGTTGTAAATTCTGTCATAACCCCGATACTTGGCAATGCAAGGCCGGAATGGGAACATCGTATACCGCCGAAGAGCTCGTACTCGATATTCTTAAATATAAGAATTTCATTAAAAACGGGGGAGTTACTCTTACCGGGGGCGAACCGCTAATGCAGGCGGAGTTTGCCGCGGAAGTTTTACGACGCTGTACGGCCCAAGGTTTGCATACTGCCATCGATACCGGCGGAGCCATCCCCCTGGAACGGGCCCGCCCGGCGATTGATGCGGCGCAGCTGATCTTGCTGGATATCAAACACATTGATGATGCCAAATGCCGGGCGCTCACCGGACAAGGCAACGAAAATGCCCTGCGATTGCTGGACTATTGCCAGCAGACCGGGAAGGAAGTTTGGATACGCCACGTGGTAGTTCCGGGGCTTACCGATGATTTGCAGGATTTGGAGCGGCTGGCGGGCTGGATTGCTCAATATTCCGTGGTGAAACGGGTTGAAATTCTCCCTTTTCATAAGCTGGGGGAATATAAATGGGAACAACTTGGATTAAATTATGAGTTAAAAAACACCCCCGAGCCAACGGTAGAATCGATTCAGCGGATTCGGGAGCTTTTTACGAAATACAATTTGAATGTTCAATGA